AGCGTCGGGATGGTCGGCACGGTGCTGGATGCCCTTCATCCGCAGGTCATGCGCTGCCAGATCGGTATCCGGCACCCCTGTCTGGGCCTGGAACTCCGCCGTCATCGGCGCGATTTCGTGGAACGCACGACGCAGGAGGTTGTCCTCCGGCAGATCGCCAGACTTTGCTATGCAGTCGGCGAGCAGGGACAGGGCGGTTGCGGTGTCACCGGCCTGATGTGCCTCAAGCATGTTCAGGCATTCATGCAGGGAACGGTGCATCGAGACCATCTCGGGATTGCCGGCGACCAATTGGCCGAGGTTGGCGATCGACTCGCGAAGCGCGCCCAGATCCTGAATCGTGCCGCTGGCTATCCTCACCATGGCTTGCGCGGACACGGCCAGGGTCTGAACCTCCGGATCCTCAGAATGATCCGCGATCAGTTGGTCCAGTTCGACGGCTGCCGTACGCGGATCCAGCAGCTCGCGCTCGCTGACCGCACACATCAACGCGAGGATCCGGGCCGCCGCCCGGGTACGCCGCCACTGTGGGCTGACGGAACGCCGCTCGTCAGCCAGTGTCACCAGCCGGTCCAGTGGCCTCAACCGGCTCAGAGATCGCAACCGGTTCATGCCGTTGGCATCACGGTCGCTCAGCACCAGCTGGATCAGCCGCTCCGCCAGCGCAGGTCGGGCCGGATGGCCGACCGGTAGAACCTCCAGACCCGACGTGGTGGTCTCGACAAAAGCCTGAAAGGCTCCATCATCGGAATCGTCAGGCCACGTGGCGCGGACGTCGCCGGATCCGACGATCTCGCTCGCGTCCGGGTGCCCCATCTCGTCACGATCCCCTCAGGTGTGCGTCGCTCCTTTCTGACGGACGGTGGGTGGTCACCGACGACGGTGCTCGTCGAGCCACGCGACGACCCTCGTGACGATCTGCTCCCGCCGCTGCGGGTCCTCGATCAGAGCCGCGACCAGCTCCGCCCCGGCCGGCTCCTCGCCCGGCAGCCGGTCCAGGCCGGCGACGGTAGGCAGCGTGCCGAACACGGTCGTCACCACCTCGGCGACCACGGCGCGGGGATCGTCGCCCCGGTCGACCCGCTGGGTGATGACATCGAGGGCCACCGCGGCCAGCTCCTGCAGCAGTGCGTCGTCCTGCTCGTACGGGGCGACGGGAGTGAACGGCTCCGGCTCGGCGTATCCACCATCGACGTCGCGGGAAGGGAACCAGACCGGGGCCTGTTTGCGCCCCATCGGCTGGTCCACGTACTTGTCGTACCAGGCGGGACGCTGCCGCATCGCGGTCAGCACCGTCTCGATCTCGGCGGCGACGACCGATTCGCCGACGGTGTGGTCACCGGTGACGACGGCGCGCTGCTCGGTCCACGCGCCCAGCGGCCACAGCACGCCGAGCGCGGTGTCGGTGCCCACCCACTCGAGGATCGCCTTGGCCAGGGCCACCAGCCAGACGTCCCCGTCGAGCGCGTCGACGAGCCAGGCCGCGACGCGGGGACGCTGCTGTGCGCCGCGCTGCCCACGACGACGCCGATGACCATCCACCGTGGCCTTGCCCACTCGTACGGTGAGCCAGCCCTCCAGGTTGTCGATCGGTGCGGTGGCGAAAGCGAAGAGGTAACGAACGGTCGATTCGACGTCGTCGTGATACCGGTCCACGCAGTCGGATGACAGCCGCCGCACGCCCGTCGCGCACTGATGGTGGCCGCGTTTGTGTTCGATCGGCCGGGTGACCCGGAGGAACACCAGCGGGCCGGCGATCTCCGTCGCTCCCGCCCACAACAAACGCCGTTCGTCGTTCGACGCCTTGTGGAAGTAGCGCACCAACCCGCCTTCGGCCGCCAGCCGGCGTACCTGATCCGCTGCGCGGGACGGCTTCTCGTTATCGGCCATTGTGTGACTCCTCCGGGTCAACGCTGCTCGTCGACGCACCGGCCCGAGGGCACGCCGCGATCGCGCGGCAGTGCCACCGCGCCAATCGGGCGTTCATCGGGAGCTGATCAGGTGCGCTTGTCGAGGACTACGTCGATCGTCGATCGTGCCGGAAGGTGCCGCCAAGTGGCCGGGGAGAAGATACGGAGAACTACGTAAGCGCCCCCGGACGCCAGGTGGATACGTACGTGCGGGCCGGGTTCCGTGACGGAACCCGGCCCGTGTCCCACCTGGAGTGTCAGGACATCTCGCTGGGGCGCGGCCCCGGGTCGAAGTCGAGGACGACGGTGGAGGTGGCCGCTCCGTTGAGGAAGACGGTGACGCGGCGAGCGTCGGCGTCGTAGAGCTTCAGCTCCACCGACGTACGGTTGGCCATCGCCTCTCGGACCTGCCGGGCCACGTCCGGTGCCTCCGCGTCGGAGACGCTCCACGTCGCCTGCCCGATGGTGATCTTCTTGGTCATGTCGAACTCCCTTTCACAGTTGTGCCCGCGAACGGGCGATTCCGATGGATGCCTCGACCGATCCGGTGACGCTCAGGCCACTTCGTCGATCGAGAACGTGAACGTGAAATCCTGCGGATGCCGCACGTGACGACCGATCCCGTACTGTTCCTGCGCCAACAGGGACGTGCGATATAGGCCGATGTTCGAACCCACGGCCTTGGTCAGGAGTTCGTAGGCCGTGTTCACCAGCACCGCGCCGGCGCCGACGGCCGCGACCGCGGCGGCGGCCTGTGGTGCGGCCACCGCGAGACCGACCAGCTCGGCACCGGCGGCCTGCACCAGCGGACTGGTCAGCTTTTCCTGCAGCAGGTCGCCGAGCGCCAGACTGCCGGCGGTGTCGCGGGACACCCAGACCGCGATGTCGAGGTAGTCGACCGCCGGCCCGTGGTAGATCAGCACGTTGTCGAGCGGCAGCCGTTCACCGTCGGCTATCCGGCTGCACCGGATGGTTTCCGCGCGGTACGTCAGCTCCTGTCCGGTCCCGCCGGTGCCGCCGGTGCCGCCGGTGAGCACGACCGCGTCCACCCGGATGTCGGCGTTGCCGAACGCGCGGTTGCGATGCACGATCAACTCGTCGATCCGTACGGCGACCCTGGTCGGCGTGAGGCTCCGCGCGGACAGCAACCGGACCTGTTGGCCCGGCCGGTCGTCCACCCGGAACGTCGGTTCCTCGACGGTCGGTGGAACGGTCGGACTCACCATGAAGTCGATCGGCACCACGTCGAACCTGACGTCCGACACCGGCGCGGCACCGACCTCCCGGCTCGCCCCGGTGGCGATCTGCTGCAACAGCCGGCCCAGGTTCGACGTGTCGTCGAAGCGACGGGGCACGTCCCGGACGCCTTGTTGCCGCAGCACCCCGACGTCGACCGGTTTGTCGCTGATCAGCGCCAGGACGGTCTCCGGTCGCACCGCCGCAGGGACGATGCTCTCCGGCCAGGTCACGTCGACACCGGTCAGCCGCTGCCGGTCGTGGTCCCAGCCGTAGGTGTACGACGCGCCGGGAAGGAGCCGGACGCCACCGTGGTCGGCCGCCGTCAGCACGGTGACGCGCGACGAGATGCCGACGTCGATCAGCGAGACGTACGCCGTATGTTCGCCTTCGTTGCGCAGCCGAACGTAAATGCGTTCCCCTTCGTAGGCGAACAGCAGCTCACCGGCCCGGGAGAGCGGGTCCGGCTCACCGTCACGTACCCGCCCCCACTCGATCACCACGCCGTGGCGCAGCGGTCGGTCCGGGTCGCCCTGTAGTCGGCGCAACGCGGTCGCCTGGGCGATCCGCTGCAGGTTGTCGGTGATCGAGATGATCCCCAGCGGGGTCGCCGGATACGGTTCGTGCAGCGGCCCGTTCTCGTCCCGTACGACCAGTTTGTGGTCGGTGTCGACGACGACCTCGACGGCGGCCGTCACGTCCGTCGCGGGGTCCGCCGGACGCAGCAGCGTCCACAGCGACATGGCGTCGCGGAGCTTCGCCGCGACCGCGTCGTCCGCCGGCAGCCGGACCGGCAGCGCCGGTGCCGCCGCGTGGGTACGGTACGCGCGGGCATCGGC
The sequence above is a segment of the Solwaraspora sp. WMMD406 genome. Coding sequences within it:
- a CDS encoding caspase family protein; the protein is MTRKALLIGAQTNGLSGVLNDVTAMGLALAQRGFLIDRLVTPDATRERILDAYEKLITDARPDDAVVVYFSGHGGRLLAPDGAELQFIVPDDYDDSTEDDFRGVTGVEQSLLLKRLTDVTHNVTVIHDCCHAAHMSRRDARVRALIRSAPERWRPTYDTVRRYIDRQAADGLPVHQRPLIANPHAVRVVACAPWESAYETANRESVQMGLFTDALTRAIRDSVGLRINWSTLLTTVRGEVQNFEPAQRPEVQGPTSRQPFETTDLDLVDSLSVVATGPERIELLGAPLLGVGVGDKFAIMPNSADGPQDGPALGTATVDRLLPTMASAQLRLAADRSLPADARAYRTHAAAPALPVRLPADDAVAAKLRDAMSLWTLLRPADPATDVTAAVEVVVDTDHKLVVRDENGPLHEPYPATPLGIISITDNLQRIAQATALRRLQGDPDRPLRHGVVIEWGRVRDGEPDPLSRAGELLFAYEGERIYVRLRNEGEHTAYVSLIDVGISSRVTVLTAADHGGVRLLPGASYTYGWDHDRQRLTGVDVTWPESIVPAAVRPETVLALISDKPVDVGVLRQQGVRDVPRRFDDTSNLGRLLQQIATGASREVGAAPVSDVRFDVVPIDFMVSPTVPPTVEEPTFRVDDRPGQQVRLLSARSLTPTRVAVRIDELIVHRNRAFGNADIRVDAVVLTGGTGGTGGTGQELTYRAETIRCSRIADGERLPLDNVLIYHGPAVDYLDIAVWVSRDTAGSLALGDLLQEKLTSPLVQAAGAELVGLAVAAPQAAAAVAAVGAGAVLVNTAYELLTKAVGSNIGLYRTSLLAQEQYGIGRHVRHPQDFTFTFSIDEVA